AATGACGGTGTTTAGGTCATAGCGGAGATACTCAGCCTTAAGACGGAGATCATTCTGCACATAGGGCCAAGCCTTTTTGTCAATCAAACTCTTGACACCAAGAATGTCTTTGGCTGATTCCTTTGCCCTTTGAGCTGCCTGCTCTGGAGTAAGTGGTTGGAGGTAGAACCTATTTTTGTATGGCAGATTAAGGTCTCTTGGCTCATCTGAATTCAGAGTTCCAGCTgccaaaatgcccccattttTGTCAAATATGTAACAATTCCATTTTCAACCTACAATTTcaagttttcattttctttgtagACCATGGCCAACAGACACAAATTCAACCAAATTCCCCTCCAAACAGAACTAAATGCAAGGtggaaaacaaaagataaatcgACGACTTACGCAATCCACCGGAGGGTGGGGGAGGCGGGCCGACCTTGATGCTTCTTGCATCGGCAAGCACAGCTTGAACAAAGGACCCTGTGGCCAAACCAGCAGCAGCAAGACCCAGCACGGCTCTGCGTCCTGTTTCAGGCTCGGTAGGTGCCTGTTGGGCTCTGACGGTGAAACCAGGGGTAGCCACACCCAGTCTTTTGCTGCTACC
This sequence is a window from Gossypium raimondii isolate GPD5lz chromosome 5, ASM2569854v1, whole genome shotgun sequence. Protein-coding genes within it:
- the LOC105768233 gene encoding oxygen-evolving enhancer protein 3, chloroplastic — protein: MAQAMASMAGLRGSSQTVLEGSLRVSGQNRLNIGSSKRLGVATPGFTVRAQQAPTEPETGRRAVLGLAAAGLATGSFVQAVLADARSIKVGPPPPPSGGLPGTLNSDEPRDLNLPYKNRFYLQPLTPEQAAQRAKESAKDILGVKSLIDKKAWPYVQNDLRLKAEYLRYDLNTVISSKPKDEKKSLKELTKKLFDIIDELDHAAKIKSTPEAEKYYAETASTLNDVISKLG